From a single Glycine soja cultivar W05 chromosome 19, ASM419377v2, whole genome shotgun sequence genomic region:
- the LOC114399605 gene encoding TLC domain-containing protein At5g14285-like, translating to METLVPKFFLLFLFVYLFGYFIIFRKWSPKIRPEASSCFISIFHGTPATLLAAAAILSAADRGFAAENTKFQSLVLDFSVAYFAADLLHLAVFFAGAGDLPFVIHHLATLFVLLTCRHAASRGAVAVLALLALAEVTSALQNTWALARVRRSNCSSSTHVATACDAALALPFYGLYSIVRGLLGPYVVFRMVVFYSGGGAEGAIATWVWVSWVVVVSMAIAGSVAWVSNLWVEVYRERSRKVEEKIR from the coding sequence atggaaactcTTGTGCCAAAATTCTTCTTATTATTCCTCTTCGTTTACCTCTTCGGCTACTTCATCATCTTCCGCAAGTGGAGCCCCAAGATCCGACCCGAAGCCTCCAGCTGTTTCATTTCCATCTTCCACGGCACTCCGGCGACGCTCCTCGCCGCCGCTGCAATCCTCTCCGCCGCAGACCGAGGCTTCGCCGCCGAAAACACGAAATTCCAGAGCCTCGTGCTGGACTTCAGCGTCGCCTACTTCGCCGCCGACCTCCTCCACCTCGCCGTCTTCTTCGCCGGCGCTGGGGACCTCCCCTTCGTCATCCACCACCTCGCCACGCTCTTCGTGCTTCTCACGTGCCGCCATGCGGCCTCGCGCGGGGCGGTGGCGGTGCTTGCCCTCCTTGCCCTCGCCGAGGTCACCAGCGCGTTGCAGAACACGTGGGCCCTGGCGCGTGTGCGGAGGAGCAATTGCTCCTCCTCCACACACGTGGCGACGGCATGCGACGCCGCGCTGGCGTTGCCGTTTTATGGGTTGTATTCGATTGTACGAGGTTTGTTGGGGCCTTACGTTGTTTTCAGAATGGTGGTGTTTTATTCGGGTGGAGGCGCTGAGGGTGCTATTGCCACATGGGTTTGGGTTTCTTGGGTTGTTGTGGTGTCCATGGCCATTGCTGGGAGCGTTGCGTGGGTTTCGAATCTCTGGGTTGAAGTGTACAGAGAAAGGTCGAGGAAAGTTGAGGAGAAAATTAGATAG
- the LOC114399170 gene encoding lysine histidine transporter 1-like has translation MGSLEVESTNGHTSSPHKKTEKSERERRIDEWLPITSKRNGKWWYSAFHNVTAMVGAGVLGLPYAMSELGWGPGVTILILSWIITLYTLWQMVEMHEMVPGKRFDRYHELGQYAFGEKLGLYIVVPQQLVVEIGVNIVYMVTGGTSLKKFHDTVCSNCKNIKLTFFIMIFASVHFVLSHLPDFNSITGVSLAAAVMSLSYSTIAWVASVHKGVQENVQYGYKAKSTSGTVFNFFNALGTVAFAYAGHNVVLEIQATIPSTPEKPSKVPMWRGVVVAYIVVAICYFPVALIGYWMFGNEVDSDILISLEKPTWLIAMANLFVVIHVIGSYQIYAMPVFDMIETVMVKKLNFEPSRMLRFVVRNVYVAFTMFIAITFPFFDGLLGFFGGFAFAPTTYFLPCIMWLAIHKPKRYSLSWFINWICIVLGLCLMILSPIGGLRTIIIKAKTYEFYS, from the exons gaaaaatcggagagagagaggagaattGATGAGTGGCTTCCAATTACTTCTAAAAGGAATGGAAAATGGTGGTATTCAGCTTTCCACAATGTTACTGCCATGGTTGGAGCTGGTGTTCTCGGTCTTCCCTATGCCATGTCAGAGCTTGGATG GGGTCCAGGTGTAACTATACTTATCCTCTCATGGATCATCACCCTGTACACACTATGGCAAATGGTTGAGATGCATGAAATGGTTCCAGGAAAACGGTTTGATAGATACCACGAACTGGGCCAGTATGCCTTTGGTGAAAAGCTAGGCCTTTATATTGTGGTGCCTCAACAGCTTGTGGTTGAAATTGGGGTGAACATTGTGTACATGGTCACTGGGGGAACATCATtgaagaagttccatgatactGTGTGTTCAAACtgcaaaaacatcaaattaacgTTTTTCATTATGATCTTTGCCTCTGTTCACTTTGTACTGTCCCATCTCCCTGACTTCAACTCCATTACTGGTGTATCCTTGGCAGCAGCAGTCATGTCCTTAAG TTACTCTACAATTGCTTGGGTAGCTTCTGTACATAAGGGTGTTCAAGAAAATGTACAATATGGTTACAAAGCTAAGAGTACTTCAGGGACAGTGTTTAACTTCTTTAATGCCCTTGGCACTGTGGCTTTTGCCTATGCTGGGCACAATGTGGTGCTAGAAATTCAAGCAACAATCCCATCCACACCAGAGAAGCCATCCAAGGTTCCTATGTGGAGAGGAGTGGTTGTTGCCTACATAGTTGTGGCTATATGCTACTTCCCTGTTGCTCTTATTGGCTACTGGATGTTTGGCAATGAGGTTGATTCTGACATCCTCATCTCTTTGGAGAAACCAACTTGGCTTATTGCAATGGCTAACTTGTTTGTTGTTATTCATGTAATTGGAAGCTATCAG ATTTATGCAATGCCAGTGTTTGACATGATTGAAACGGTGATGGTcaagaaattgaatttcgaaccaAGCAGAATGCTTCGTTTTGTTGTACGTAATGTATATGTGG caTTCACTATGTTCATTGCTATTACCTTCCCATTTTTCGATGGTCTCCTAGGATTTTTTGGAGGGTTTGCTTTTGCTCCAACAACATACTTT CTCCCCTGCATCATGTGGCTTGCAATCCACAAACCAAAGAGATACAGCTTGTCTTGGTTCATTAACTGG ATCTGCATTGTGCTTGGCCTATGTTTAATGATTTTATCACCTATTGGAGGATTGAGGACAATCATAATTAAAGCCAAGACCTACGAATTTTACTCTTGA